In the genome of Chryseobacterium oryzae, one region contains:
- a CDS encoding GNAT family N-acetyltransferase, with protein MIIREAKIEDIKQIQIVRNAVKENALSNPNLVTDKDCEEFISERGKGWVCEIENNIVGFSIVDLKENNIWALFVHPDYEKKGIGRLLHNIMLDWYFNQTKKNVWLGTAPNTRAEIFYRKSGWKEIGTHGNGEIKFEMTEEYWAKNN; from the coding sequence ATGATAATAAGAGAAGCTAAAATTGAAGATATAAAACAAATCCAAATAGTTAGAAATGCAGTAAAAGAAAATGCACTTTCTAATCCAAATCTCGTAACAGATAAAGATTGTGAAGAATTTATAAGTGAAAGAGGGAAAGGTTGGGTTTGCGAAATTGAAAATAATATTGTGGGATTTTCAATTGTTGATTTAAAAGAAAACAATATTTGGGCATTATTTGTACATCCCGATTATGAGAAAAAAGGAATCGGAAGATTGCTTCATAATATTATGCTAGATTGGTATTTTAATCAAACTAAAAAAAATGTTTGGCTTGGTACAGCTCCAAACACGAGAGCGGAAATTTTTTATAGAAAAAGTGGCTGGAAAGAGATTGGAACGCATGGAAATGGAGAAATAAAATTCGAAATGACAGAGGAATATTGGGCTAAAAATAATTAA
- a CDS encoding TIGR01777 family oxidoreductase, with product MKETVLITGASGGIAKVLSAKLKENYSIRFLTRKKRAENEFEWNLENQTIDEKAFENVNHIIHLAGANISEKRWSEERKKELISSRINSAKLIFETLKKNNQTIQSFISASGINYYGTETTEKIFSENDPPGNDFLSEVVIAWENSANQFYTENIAERVVKIRTAVVLSEKEGALPKISAPIKLGIGSPIGSGKQYVPWIHIDDICGIYEYTLKNNELHGVYNATSPEHTTNENLTKLIAEILKKPLWMPNVPEFMLKLIFGELSTILLKGSRASSNKIQKLGYQFKFPNLKMALEDLLKNNKKVL from the coding sequence ATGAAAGAGACAGTACTCATCACAGGAGCAAGCGGAGGAATAGCAAAAGTTCTTTCGGCAAAGTTGAAAGAAAATTATTCAATCCGATTTCTTACGAGAAAAAAAAGAGCTGAAAATGAGTTCGAATGGAATTTGGAAAATCAAACTATAGATGAGAAGGCTTTTGAAAATGTTAATCATATAATTCATCTTGCAGGAGCCAATATTTCTGAAAAAAGATGGAGCGAAGAACGAAAAAAAGAACTAATTTCCAGTAGAATTAATTCTGCAAAACTGATTTTTGAGACTTTAAAAAAGAATAATCAAACAATACAATCTTTCATTTCTGCATCGGGAATAAATTATTATGGAACAGAAACTACCGAAAAAATCTTTTCAGAAAACGATCCTCCGGGAAATGATTTTTTAAGTGAAGTTGTAATAGCCTGGGAAAATTCAGCAAACCAATTTTACACTGAAAATATCGCTGAAAGAGTAGTAAAAATCCGAACAGCTGTAGTTTTATCCGAAAAAGAGGGGGCTCTCCCAAAAATTTCAGCACCAATTAAATTGGGAATTGGTTCACCAATAGGTTCTGGCAAACAGTATGTACCGTGGATTCACATTGATGATATTTGTGGAATTTACGAATACACTTTAAAAAACAATGAACTACACGGAGTTTACAATGCTACTTCACCAGAGCATACTACAAATGAAAATTTAACCAAACTCATTGCGGAAATCCTTAAAAAACCTTTATGGATGCCGAATGTTCCGGAATTTATGCTAAAACTGATTTTTGGTGAATTATCTACCATTTTATTGAAAGGTTCCAGAGCATCTTCGAATAAAATACAGAAATTAGGATATCAATTTAAATTTCCAAATCTTAAAATGGCATTAGAAGATTTATTAAAAAATAATAAAAAAGTATTATGA
- a CDS encoding ABC1 kinase family protein — MFDKQQRKLKRSAKLISVLSKYGFKDLISRMNGNKKSDEKPENSEEVISKGTIYERIRLALEELGPTFVKLGQSFSNREDLLPPEMIQELQKLQDRVETVDMNIQEILENEFDISVPDYFQEIIPQPLATASIAQVYKGTLIGGEDVILKIKKPDILPVIEDDLLIIKDLVKLISTYSEIGSKLNLKQAVSTFEKSLLEEVSLVNERNNIHQFTQNFKNNPETYVPKIYDELCNNNVLCMEFIDGIKVTDTTTLQKYGIDPVMVSERGLRLFVSQILDYGFFHADPHAGNIMVKKDGKVVFIDFGAVGKIQPNDKEILENLIVSFVAKNSKKIVRYLKKMAVSYEIPNDRKFENDVEEVVNFVHSTSLKDIDPQVIMNKMKDVLKENRLYMPDYFYLLFKGIGLIEGVGRTINPDLDIVKSLHPYAKKIFTKKLSPEKIFKKSLEKIQNFTDNVDEIPKELRSVLQKLDDEQFTISSEIKNIEKTNHLIKSSIINLILTMVLGANIIATAIVFVSEKGPKIGELSLVAVLGFSFSMVLTVILLLRITRK, encoded by the coding sequence ATGTTCGATAAACAACAGCGAAAACTCAAAAGGTCTGCAAAACTAATTTCCGTTCTTAGTAAGTATGGTTTTAAAGATTTAATTTCCAGAATGAATGGGAATAAAAAATCTGATGAAAAACCGGAAAATTCTGAAGAAGTCATTTCTAAAGGAACCATTTATGAACGTATTCGTCTTGCATTGGAAGAGTTGGGACCAACGTTTGTTAAATTAGGACAGTCTTTCAGCAACCGCGAAGATTTGCTTCCACCTGAAATGATTCAGGAGTTGCAGAAACTTCAGGACAGAGTAGAAACGGTTGATATGAACATACAGGAAATTCTGGAAAATGAATTCGATATTTCTGTACCGGATTATTTTCAGGAAATTATTCCTCAACCTTTGGCAACAGCCTCTATTGCTCAGGTTTATAAAGGAACTTTAATCGGTGGTGAAGATGTTATTTTGAAAATTAAAAAGCCAGATATTCTTCCTGTAATCGAAGATGATTTGCTCATTATTAAAGACTTGGTAAAACTTATTTCTACTTATTCTGAAATAGGTTCTAAACTCAACTTAAAACAGGCAGTTTCCACTTTCGAAAAATCTTTGTTGGAAGAAGTTTCTTTGGTAAATGAGCGAAATAATATTCATCAGTTTACTCAGAATTTTAAAAATAATCCGGAAACTTATGTTCCTAAAATTTACGATGAGCTGTGCAATAATAATGTTCTCTGCATGGAATTTATCGACGGAATAAAAGTTACCGACACCACAACTCTTCAAAAATACGGAATTGATCCCGTAATGGTTTCAGAAAGAGGTTTAAGACTGTTTGTTTCTCAGATTTTAGATTACGGTTTCTTCCATGCAGATCCTCATGCGGGAAATATAATGGTGAAAAAAGATGGAAAAGTCGTTTTTATAGATTTTGGTGCCGTAGGAAAAATTCAACCAAATGATAAAGAAATTCTTGAAAATCTTATCGTAAGTTTTGTTGCAAAAAATTCTAAAAAAATTGTTCGTTATCTCAAAAAAATGGCTGTTAGTTATGAAATTCCCAACGACAGAAAGTTTGAAAACGATGTAGAAGAAGTAGTTAATTTTGTTCACAGTACCTCTCTGAAAGATATTGATCCTCAGGTAATCATGAATAAAATGAAAGATGTTTTGAAGGAAAACCGACTTTACATGCCCGATTATTTTTATCTGCTTTTTAAAGGAATTGGTCTTATTGAAGGAGTTGGCAGAACTATTAACCCGGATTTGGACATCGTAAAAAGCCTGCATCCGTATGCCAAGAAAATTTTCACCAAAAAATTAAGTCCGGAAAAAATTTTTAAAAAGAGTTTAGAAAAAATTCAGAATTTCACGGATAATGTAGATGAAATTCCTAAAGAACTCAGATCTGTGCTCCAAAAGTTAGATGATGAGCAGTTTACTATCTCAAGCGAAATTAAAAATATCGAAAAGACGAACCATTTAATTAAATCAAGCATCATCAATTTAATACTTACAATGGTTTTAGGAGCTAATATTATTGCTACAGCAATCGTTTTTGTGTCCGAAAAAGGTCCCAAAATAGGAGAGCTGTCTTTAGTTGCAGTTTTAGGATTTAGCTTTTCTATGGTGTTAACGGTAATTCTTTTGCTGAGAATTACCAGAAAGTAA
- a CDS encoding BCCT family transporter: MKNQLLSKLFKTNLDRGVTVPSLIFIFGVCIFSVLFPEQVNSVLNIIKNFIFINLNWIYVWCVTIFVIFLVFLMFSKYGNIKLGSNDSKPEHSFFSWISMLFAAGMGIGLMYFSVAEPMQHYSSDVFKENHFINRAKNAQLYTFFHWGIHAWAIYGLVGLTLAYFAYRYRLPLSLRSGLYPLLKDKITGKWGNIIDIFALCSTFFGITTTLGFGVVQINSGLDKLNLFPDTGFLYQVIIVLVLVTISVISATSGVNKGIKILSNINILAVIILLLFVLILGPTVYLIGSFTNGLGNYINSFFDLTFNTHVYEKETLPWFYNWTILYWAWWISWSPFVGLFIARISKGRTIREFIAAVLIIPTLFNFIWMTVFGNSAIWIDINVANGALSSLVSDPDSLMFEFLEYLPLSSILSYLVIGIIIIFFVTSADSGILVMNSISSQNAKNTPKWQMIFWGVLLAVLSLMLLNAGGLQALQTMTLITALPFAVIMVLFAISLMKALIIDYKYYEKGISVTTIPWSGKFWRERLKQMLSYETKSSVETFINTEVTTALKELKHEFLNNGINAEINIYTKPLKVEFEIRHKIVNKFLYGVRVSKSKISDQVVSDENLPGMDRSIRYFPKSYFGDTREGYDIQYFTKNELISDVLKHYERFLTIVSEESNEMFVSSEGNDGE; the protein is encoded by the coding sequence ATGAAAAATCAACTTTTATCCAAGTTATTCAAGACCAATTTAGATAGAGGAGTTACAGTACCAAGTCTTATTTTTATTTTCGGAGTCTGCATTTTTTCGGTGCTTTTTCCAGAGCAGGTTAATTCGGTGCTGAATATCATTAAAAATTTCATATTTATTAATCTCAACTGGATATACGTTTGGTGCGTAACTATTTTTGTGATTTTTCTCGTTTTTTTAATGTTCAGTAAGTACGGAAACATCAAATTAGGTTCTAATGACAGTAAACCAGAACATTCATTTTTCTCGTGGATTTCTATGCTTTTTGCAGCAGGAATGGGGATTGGTCTTATGTATTTTAGCGTTGCAGAACCTATGCAGCATTATTCGAGCGATGTTTTTAAAGAAAATCATTTTATTAACCGGGCAAAAAATGCGCAACTTTACACTTTCTTTCATTGGGGAATTCATGCATGGGCAATTTATGGTTTGGTAGGACTTACTTTAGCGTATTTTGCCTATCGTTATCGTCTTCCGTTATCATTAAGAAGTGGTCTTTATCCTTTATTGAAAGATAAAATTACCGGAAAATGGGGAAATATAATCGATATTTTTGCTTTATGCAGTACGTTTTTCGGAATTACAACTACTTTAGGTTTTGGAGTTGTCCAAATTAATTCGGGTCTAGATAAACTGAATCTTTTTCCGGATACAGGTTTTCTTTATCAGGTAATTATTGTTCTGGTATTGGTAACAATTTCTGTTATTTCTGCTACTTCAGGGGTGAATAAAGGAATAAAAATTTTGAGTAATATTAATATTCTGGCGGTAATTATTTTATTGCTTTTTGTTTTGATATTAGGTCCGACAGTATATTTAATAGGAAGTTTTACCAACGGATTGGGAAATTATATCAACAGCTTTTTCGATCTTACTTTTAATACACACGTTTATGAAAAAGAAACGCTTCCGTGGTTTTATAATTGGACAATCCTTTACTGGGCATGGTGGATTTCTTGGTCGCCATTTGTAGGTCTTTTTATTGCAAGAATTTCAAAAGGAAGAACAATAAGAGAGTTTATCGCTGCCGTTCTTATCATTCCTACATTGTTTAATTTTATTTGGATGACTGTTTTTGGGAATAGTGCTATTTGGATAGATATTAATGTTGCAAACGGTGCTCTAAGTTCATTAGTTTCTGATCCAGACAGTCTAATGTTCGAGTTTTTAGAATATTTACCACTATCGTCTATACTGAGTTATCTTGTTATTGGTATTATCATCATCTTTTTTGTAACATCAGCAGATTCGGGGATTTTAGTGATGAACAGTATATCTTCTCAAAATGCCAAGAATACTCCAAAATGGCAAATGATATTTTGGGGAGTTTTATTGGCTGTGCTTTCTTTAATGTTGTTGAATGCGGGTGGTTTACAAGCTTTACAAACGATGACTCTAATCACAGCTTTGCCATTTGCAGTCATAATGGTTTTGTTCGCCATATCCTTAATGAAAGCTTTGATAATAGATTATAAATATTATGAAAAAGGGATTTCTGTTACCACAATTCCATGGTCCGGAAAGTTTTGGAGAGAACGTTTGAAGCAAATGTTATCTTATGAAACCAAATCATCTGTCGAAACCTTCATCAATACAGAAGTTACTACCGCTTTAAAGGAGTTAAAACACGAATTTTTAAACAACGGAATCAACGCAGAAATTAATATTTACACCAAGCCATTGAAGGTAGAATTTGAAATTCGCCACAAAATAGTTAATAAATTTTTATATGGAGTTCGGGTTTCTAAGAGTAAAATTTCAGATCAGGTGGTGAGTGATGAAAACTTACCGGGAATGGATAGAAGTATTAGATATTTTCCAAAAAGTTATTTTGGCGACACGCGGGAAGGTTATGATATACAGTATTTTACAAAAAATGAATTAATTAGTGATGTTTTAAAGCATTACGAGCGTTTTCTCACTATTGTATCTGAAGAATCCAACGAAATGTTTGTAAGCAGTGAAGGAAATGACGGCGAATGA
- a CDS encoding KTSC domain-containing protein has protein sequence MKKLGEYRKLLEVDKNVTLKELKTIYRNVMKDTHPDKFINDEIGKQQAEDMSKSVIEAYHFLVSINPETQEKYKEEYTETITKSNIQDFYLEKSILTVQHLNGNIYEYIGVPRNTYIKMVNSDSPSRFARRHIYGGFVYRKAGEVMAD, from the coding sequence ATGAAAAAATTAGGCGAATACAGAAAGCTTCTGGAAGTAGATAAAAATGTAACTTTGAAAGAGTTGAAAACCATTTACAGAAATGTAATGAAAGATACGCATCCCGATAAATTTATTAATGATGAAATCGGTAAGCAACAAGCTGAAGATATGAGCAAATCTGTAATCGAAGCCTATCATTTTTTAGTAAGCATTAATCCTGAAACTCAGGAAAAATATAAAGAAGAATATACAGAAACCATTACAAAATCTAATATTCAGGATTTTTATTTGGAGAAATCTATTCTTACCGTTCAGCATCTTAACGGAAATATCTACGAGTACATCGGCGTTCCGAGAAATACTTATATTAAAATGGTGAATTCTGATTCTCCAAGCCGTTTCGCAAGAAGACACATTTATGGCGGGTTTGTTTACAGAAAAGCAGGCGAAGTAATGGCTGACTAA
- the pheA gene encoding prephenate dehydratase has protein sequence MKIAFLGPEASFTQLTAIQLFLGEELVPKANILDCFLAVLNNEVDKAVVPLENSIEGTVSMTLDYLYLTQDIKIEAEAVLPIAHHLMVHPNHHNNDIIEKIYSHPQALAQSFHFLNNKYPQVPKQDFASTAAAAKRVSDNPDRKIAAVANKFAADLYGLQIVDENIHDFEQNHTRFIVISNNSSSNTAGKSFGSNLNASGKKTGLLITLPQDHAGGLHQVLSVFAWRNMNLSKIESRTLKTGLGNYFFFLTVVGDWDNVLYINSIDELKAIGAEVKFLGNYKEFLLKS, from the coding sequence ATGAAAATAGCATTTTTAGGTCCGGAAGCTTCTTTTACACAGTTAACAGCGATTCAGTTATTTCTAGGAGAAGAATTGGTTCCGAAGGCAAATATTTTAGACTGCTTTTTGGCAGTTTTAAACAATGAAGTAGATAAAGCAGTGGTTCCATTAGAAAATTCTATCGAAGGTACGGTTTCTATGACCTTAGATTATCTTTATCTCACACAGGATATTAAAATTGAAGCGGAAGCTGTTCTCCCAATTGCTCATCATTTGATGGTTCATCCCAATCATCATAACAATGACATTATTGAGAAAATTTACTCTCATCCACAAGCTTTAGCCCAAAGTTTTCATTTTCTGAATAATAAATATCCCCAAGTTCCAAAACAGGATTTTGCATCAACAGCAGCGGCAGCAAAAAGGGTTTCCGATAATCCGGACAGAAAAATTGCGGCAGTTGCCAACAAATTTGCAGCAGATTTGTATGGTCTTCAAATTGTAGATGAAAACATACACGATTTTGAGCAAAACCATACCAGATTTATTGTAATTTCTAATAATTCATCTTCAAATACAGCAGGAAAAAGCTTTGGCAGTAATTTAAATGCTTCCGGAAAGAAAACCGGACTTCTTATTACGCTTCCGCAAGATCACGCTGGAGGTCTTCATCAGGTTTTATCGGTTTTTGCATGGCGAAATATGAATCTTTCCAAAATAGAAAGCCGTACCTTAAAAACGGGTTTGGGTAATTATTTCTTTTTTCTGACAGTGGTTGGCGATTGGGATAATGTTCTCTATATTAATTCTATTGATGAATTAAAAGCAATTGGAGCAGAAGTTAAATTTCTAGGTAATTATAAAGAATTTTTGCTGAAATCTTAA
- a CDS encoding N-acetyltransferase, with protein MKIIKQKTLNEIQKKEILELWNNEYPEKLTYKSIEDFENYLNKLTEQNHYLLIDEYNKINSWATTFKRENETWFAIIISEKLHGKGFGTRILDTIKENETILNGWVIDGDSDKKLNGNNYRSPLEFYIKNEFEVLSDTRLELEIMSAVKIKWVK; from the coding sequence ATGAAAATTATCAAACAAAAAACATTAAATGAAATTCAAAAAAAAGAAATTCTTGAACTCTGGAACAACGAATATCCCGAAAAACTCACCTATAAATCAATTGAAGATTTTGAAAATTATTTGAATAAACTTACCGAACAAAATCATTATTTGCTCATTGATGAGTATAATAAGATTAACAGTTGGGCAACAACTTTTAAAAGAGAAAATGAAACTTGGTTTGCCATAATTATTTCAGAAAAACTTCACGGAAAAGGCTTTGGAACAAGAATTTTAGACACTATTAAAGAAAATGAAACCATTTTAAACGGCTGGGTTATTGATGGTGATTCAGACAAAAAATTGAACGGGAACAATTACCGTTCGCCTTTAGAATTCTATATTAAAAACGAGTTTGAAGTGCTTAGTGACACACGTCTGGAGCTGGAAATAATGTCCGCAGTAAAAATTAAATGGGTAAAATAA
- a CDS encoding DUF2116 family Zn-ribbon domain-containing protein: MECLECGEKILGRSDKKFCDDNCRNAFNNKQNKDSTNLMRNVNNKLRRNYRILSEINKEGKTKFPKSKLDGLGFDFNYFTNIKIYKNGSEYKFIYDQGYKILEDDFVLIVKN; the protein is encoded by the coding sequence ATGGAATGCTTAGAATGTGGTGAAAAAATCTTAGGAAGATCAGATAAAAAGTTTTGTGACGACAATTGCAGAAATGCTTTCAATAATAAGCAAAATAAAGATTCTACCAATCTCATGCGTAATGTGAACAACAAATTGCGTCGTAATTACCGAATCTTGTCTGAAATAAATAAAGAAGGAAAAACAAAATTTCCTAAATCTAAACTCGATGGCTTAGGTTTTGATTTTAATTATTTTACCAACATCAAAATTTATAAAAACGGTTCAGAATACAAGTTCATCTATGATCAGGGCTACAAAATTCTGGAAGATGATTTTGTTTTGATTGTCAAAAATTAA
- a CDS encoding NUMOD4 domain-containing protein: MNDYRLSNEVWKPIEFDFEFTSNSRWEISNLGRVRSFNRASDGRILNGSLTEGYRVIRLKLYKPREEKDQEKFDELKKEISDLHKTRREKIAEKDFSHNIERLTKLIDKKKNELSKKLDRNLKKRTINHHFMIHRMVATYFLPKTNPNATIVGHLDFDKLNNQANNLKWMTPEENIIHQSKSPKVITEKKWKKYTQKKRQSGMKLTSTQVIHIKQQLKRNRPYKQIAKQFNITSMQIWRIKSGENWAHVEIPD; encoded by the coding sequence ATGAATGATTATAGACTCTCTAATGAAGTTTGGAAACCTATTGAATTTGACTTTGAATTTACAAGCAACAGTCGTTGGGAAATTTCTAATTTGGGAAGAGTAAGAAGTTTTAACAGAGCTTCGGATGGTAGAATTCTGAACGGTTCTTTAACAGAAGGCTACAGAGTGATAAGACTTAAACTTTATAAACCAAGAGAGGAAAAAGATCAGGAGAAATTCGACGAACTTAAAAAAGAAATCTCAGATCTGCACAAAACCCGAAGAGAAAAAATTGCCGAAAAAGATTTTTCTCACAATATTGAAAGACTCACGAAACTTATCGACAAAAAGAAAAATGAACTCAGCAAAAAACTGGATCGAAATCTAAAAAAAAGAACCATAAACCACCATTTTATGATCCACAGAATGGTTGCCACTTATTTTCTTCCTAAAACAAATCCCAATGCAACAATTGTTGGACACTTAGATTTTGATAAACTTAACAATCAGGCGAACAATCTAAAGTGGATGACACCCGAAGAAAACATCATCCATCAAAGTAAAAGCCCAAAAGTAATTACCGAAAAAAAATGGAAGAAATATACCCAGAAAAAGAGACAAAGCGGGATGAAACTTACATCTACACAGGTAATTCATATTAAACAACAGCTGAAAAGAAATAGACCTTACAAACAGATTGCTAAACAGTTCAATATTACGTCCATGCAGATTTGGAGAATAAAAAGCGGTGAAAACTGGGCACATGTTGAAATCCCTGACTAA